Within Dysgonomonas sp. HDW5A, the genomic segment AGTTAACTCGTTTGGGAGTGCTGCTTTGTATCAATGGTACAGGTATTCTAAATTCATGGTTGAAACGGAATCTGGCATTAGGTGGAATGTCTTACAATGATATGAATAATCTGGCAGGACAATCTACCATCGGTGCTAATGGAGTATCTATTATTCCATTTGGTAATGGTGCGGAGCGTGTTTTAGAAAATAAAGAAGTGAATTGTTCAATTCATGGAGTCAATTTCAATATACATAACAAAGCCGATCTGCTTCGTGCTGCTCAGGAAGGAATTGTATTTTCATATGAATATGGTATGGAGATCATGAAAGAAATGGGCATGAATATCCACCTGATAAGAGCCGGATATGCCAATATGTTTTTGAGCCCTCTTTTTGCACAGACTCTGGCTAGTGTAAGCGGTGCGACTATTGAGCTGTTCAATACCGATGGCGCAGCAGGTGCGGCAAAAGGTGCAGGTATGGGAGCCGGAATTTATGCTTCTAACGATGAAGCTTTTGGATCTCTTGAAAAGTTATCGGTTGTAGAACCCGAATCTGATAAAACGACTCAATATAGAGAAGCTTACGAACGTTGGAAAGAACTAATAAATAAAAACTAATGCTGCATTGCATTGTAGGGACTTGGCTCTGCCATGCCCGTTAAAATAATAAAACTTGATATGAGGGTAGGATAGAACCCTACCACTACAATATGATAACAATTTAAATTAATATACTTAAATATCTAAATCATGGAAATTTTAAAAGGAACTAAAGAGTTTTTCCCAAATATCGGAAAAATCAAATTTGAAGGAAAAGAAAGTAAAAATCCATTGGCATTTCGTTATTATGACGAAAAACAAGTAGTGATGGGCAAGTCTATGAAAGACTGGATGCGTTTCGCTATGGCTTGGTGGCATACATTGTGTGCTGATGGTGGTGATCCTTTTGGAGGAGCAACTATTCATCATCCTTGGAACAATGCTAATGATGCACTTAGCCGTGCTAAATATAAAATGGATGCAGGTTTTGAGTTCATGACTAAAATGGGATTTGGTTTTTATTGTTTCCATGATGTGGATTTAATTGAACCGGGTAACAATTGGGTGGAGTACGAAAAAAATCTACAATCTATTGTTGAGTACGCTAAAGAGAAACAAGCGGCTTCGGGCATCAAATTGTTATGGGGTACAGCCAACGTGTTCAGTAACGAGCGTTATATGAATGGTGCGGCTACAAATCCTAATTTTGATGTGGTTGCATGTGCAGGTACTCAAATCAAAAATGCAATTGATGCTACTATTGCTCTTGGTGGTGCAAATTATGTATTCTGGGGAGGTAGAGAAGGATATATGAGTCTTTTGAATACGGATATGAGACGCGAAAAAGATCACTTGGCACGTATGCTTATCATGGCTCGTGACTATGCCCGCAAACAAGGTTTCAAAGGTACATTCCTTATCGAACCTAAACCAATGGAGCCTACTAAACATCAATATGATTTTGATACCGAAACTGTAATCGGCTTTATCCGTTATTATGGCTTAGAAAATGATTTCAAAGTAAATATCGAAGTAAACCATGCTACACTGGCAGGTCATACATTCGAACACGAATTGCAAGCTGCTGTAGATGCAGGTCTATTAGGCAGTATTGATGCTAACCGTGGAGATAATCAAAATGGATGGGATACAGACCAGTTCCCTATCGACTTATATGAATTAGCTCAAGCTTGGTTAGTAATGCTTCCTGCAGGTGGTGTTGGTAACGGTGGTGTGAACTTTGATGCTAAAATCCGCCGTAACTCTACGGATGCAGAAGATTTGTTCATCGCCCATATTTCGGGTATGGATACATTTGCACGTGGATTATTGATTGCTGCCGATGTACTTCAAAACTCAGACTATACTAAAATGCGTGAAGCTCGTTATGCTTCATTTAACAGTGGTAATGGAAAGGCATTTGAAGATGGAAAGCTAACTCTGGAAGATTTACGTACTATAGCTCATAAATCGGGCGAGCCTGCACAA encodes:
- the xylA gene encoding xylose isomerase, translated to MEILKGTKEFFPNIGKIKFEGKESKNPLAFRYYDEKQVVMGKSMKDWMRFAMAWWHTLCADGGDPFGGATIHHPWNNANDALSRAKYKMDAGFEFMTKMGFGFYCFHDVDLIEPGNNWVEYEKNLQSIVEYAKEKQAASGIKLLWGTANVFSNERYMNGAATNPNFDVVACAGTQIKNAIDATIALGGANYVFWGGREGYMSLLNTDMRREKDHLARMLIMARDYARKQGFKGTFLIEPKPMEPTKHQYDFDTETVIGFIRYYGLENDFKVNIEVNHATLAGHTFEHELQAAVDAGLLGSIDANRGDNQNGWDTDQFPIDLYELAQAWLVMLPAGGVGNGGVNFDAKIRRNSTDAEDLFIAHISGMDTFARGLLIAADVLQNSDYTKMREARYASFNSGNGKAFEDGKLTLEDLRTIAHKSGEPAQISGKQELYEAIVNMHI